In the Flavobacterium sp. 90 genome, GGTTTATCTTATTGTGAATATTATTATCATTATTTCAAACTTGAATAGAGGTCATTTTGGTTTTATAGGAAATCATTTTGAAGTGAGAGGTTTCAGAGATTGGGAAATTTATTCAACCGCATTTTATTGGGGAATAGCTTTAGTCATTCATGCATTTTCTGTTTTTGGTCGTGATTTCTTTTTTGATGATGAATGGGAGCAAAAGAAAATCCAAAAAATTATGGAGAAAGAGGCTCAGAATAAAAATAAATGGGAGTAAATTTGGGTTAAATTTTCAATTTTTGCATTTTAGTAAATGACGACATTAATCATAGAAGACGAAAAACCAGCTGCAAGATTGTTGCAGAGAAAACTAGAAAAGTTAGATATTGCTGTAGAAACAATGTTGCATTCTGTAGAAGAATCCATTCATTGGTTTACAAATAACCAACATCCCGATTTAATTTTCCTTGATATTCAGTTATCAGATGGTTTGTCGTTTGAGATTTTTGAAAAAATAGACATTCAAAGCGCTATTATTTTTACAACGGCTTATGATGAATATGCTTTAAAAGCGTTTAAACTAAACAGCATTGATTATCTTTTGAAACCAATTGATGAAGATGATTTAGAAGTTGCCGTTACAAAATTCAAAACCCGAATCCCTAAATTAAACTCAGAAACACAAAATCTTCAGGCTGATTTTGAAGAAATTCGCCGAATGTTGTCAAATCCTTTTGAGAAAAGTTTTAAAAAGCGATTTACGGTTAAAATCGGACAGCATCTAAAAGTTATTACAACAGAAGAAATCGAATGTTTTTTTAGTGAAAATAAAGGAACATACATTCATACTTTCGACAATAGAAACTATTTAATCGATTCGACTTTAGAAGTTCTGGAGCAGGAATTAGACATGAAAGATTTCTTTCGCGTAAGCAGAAAATATATTGTTCCGCTATCGGCAATAAAAGAAATTCAAGTTTATACCAATTCTCGTCTTAAAGTTATTCTACCAACTTATAAAGAAGATGAGGTTATTGTAAGCCGAGAAAAAGTACAGGATTTTAAAGCCTGGTTGGGATAGATTTTACAGAGAATATAAATAAAACCATTCGTATAGAATTCAATACAAAATGCAACATTAAAGAGCCAAAGGCTCGATTTATATTGTAGAGCCGGATTTTAATCCGGTTGACACAACGAAGAGTATCAAAAGTTTGAAATAGTTAAAAATAAAAAAAATCCTTCAATTGAAGGATTTTTTTTATTTTCAAGAGTTTTTATTATTTACTCAATCGATGTAACGTATATGTCATTGCGCTCAAAAGGAAGAAAGCCATAATTTGGTGAATTAATCCTAAAGCCAACGGAACACTATATAAAAGTGTAAATACTCCCAATGCAAATTGAATAAAAACAAAAGCTACCAGAGTTTTTATAGCATGCGATTGATTTCTTGTAAGTGAAAATTTAGTGCTTCGGTAATAAAGGAAAAGAATAAATGCCACAACAACATAAGCAAAAGTTCTGTGTACGAACTGAACGCCACTTTTTCCTTCGATTAAATTTTTAACCAAAGTCGGTTGTTCGATAAAAACAGAATCGTGTATAAATTGTCCATCGCTCATTAAAGGCCAGTGGTTGTGGATTAATCCAGCATTTAAACCTGCAACAAAACCACCATAAATAATCTGAATTAATAAAGCTACTAATGCAAATCGTGCAATATTACGAAGCGGAATTACTTTTGTAATGCTGCGTTCCGGATATATTAAATCTAATGCAACCCATAAAGTATACGCAAAAGTGATAAATGCAAAAGTAAGGTGTAATGAAAGTCTAAAGTGGCTTACATCTGGATTATCGATTAATCCGCTGCGAACCATAAACCAACCTAGAAAACCTTGAAAAGCTCCCATTGCCAATAGAACGATACATTTTTTGATAGTATCACGATCCAGTTTTTTTCTGATTAAGAAGTAAACAAAAGGCACAAAGAAAACCAATCCAATGATGCGACCGATAAAACGGTGAAACCATTCCCAGAAATAAATAAATTTATAATCGGCTAATTGAAAGTCATTGTGAATATTGATTTTTTGATACTCCGGAAACTTCTTGTATTGTTCGAAAGCTTCATTCCATTTTGCATCTGTAAGAGGCGGGAAAGTATCTGTTACCAAATGCCAATCCGTCATTGATAAACCTGAATTAGTCAAACGGGTAATTCCGCCAACAACAACCATTAAAAATAATAAAACACAACCTGATAGTAACCAAATGATTACTGATTTATTCACTTTTTTCATTCTATTCCAATTAATTCTATATCGTTTGTTTTGTTTTTATTTTTTCTTTCTCTTCTTTTTATATAAAGTTTTAATAAAGAAAAATTTGCTATAATATTGATAATCCAGATAATTGTCATAAGAGTTATTCTATATGGATAGCTTTCAATATCAGTTGTTATTTTAAAATAATCAATTAAGACTACATTTTGAAAGAGCGCAGCTAAAATCATTATTACACATATGGAAGCAATACTGATTAAAAAAAAGAAGATTTTATATTTATAATGACAGATGTTATTTCTGTTAATTTTTCTAAAAAAAATAAAATTTGTTATTACTATGATAAGTAAAAGAAAAAATAAAAAAATCCCTCCTAAAACATCCATTATTTTTTAAGCGTTAAATTTAACTTTTCAGCTTTTTTAATTACAAAATCGTAAGCAGCCTGATATTCATTCGGGATATCACCTTCTAAAATGGCTTCTTTTACCGCTTCTTTCAAAACTCCAATTTCACGTGAAGGTTTCAAATCAAACATTTCCATAATTTCTTCACCGGAAATTGGCGGTTGAAAATTACGTACATGATCGCGTTCTTCGACTTCAACAATTTTCTTGCGAACGATTTCAAAGTTTTTATGATACTTTTTAAACTTCGAAGGGTTTTTGGTAGTAATATCTGCTTCGCATAATGTCATTAAATCTTCGACATCTTCTCCAGCATCAAAAACCAAACGACGAACTGCACTATCCGTTACAATATCCTGCGCCAAAACAATTGGACGAGAACTCATCACAACCATTTTTTGCACAAATTTCATTTTGTGATTTAAAGGCATATGCAAACGCTCGAATATTTTCTTCGCCATTTTTCCGCCCAGGAATTCATGTCCGTGAAAAGTCCAGCCTTGTTTTTTGTTAAAACGTTTTGTTGGCGCTTTTCCAATGTCATGCAACAAAGCCGACC is a window encoding:
- a CDS encoding 2TM domain-containing protein, with product MGRFRRRMFEEYAHEFSTDESYNIAYRKVKRIKGFYSHLKVYLIVNIIIIISNLNRGHFGFIGNHFEVRGFRDWEIYSTAFYWGIALVIHAFSVFGRDFFFDDEWEQKKIQKIMEKEAQNKNKWE
- a CDS encoding COX15/CtaA family protein produces the protein MKKVNKSVIIWLLSGCVLLFLMVVVGGITRLTNSGLSMTDWHLVTDTFPPLTDAKWNEAFEQYKKFPEYQKINIHNDFQLADYKFIYFWEWFHRFIGRIIGLVFFVPFVYFLIRKKLDRDTIKKCIVLLAMGAFQGFLGWFMVRSGLIDNPDVSHFRLSLHLTFAFITFAYTLWVALDLIYPERSITKVIPLRNIARFALVALLIQIIYGGFVAGLNAGLIHNHWPLMSDGQFIHDSVFIEQPTLVKNLIEGKSGVQFVHRTFAYVVVAFILFLYYRSTKFSLTRNQSHAIKTLVAFVFIQFALGVFTLLYSVPLALGLIHQIMAFFLLSAMTYTLHRLSK
- a CDS encoding LytTR family DNA-binding domain-containing protein, whose product is MTTLIIEDEKPAARLLQRKLEKLDIAVETMLHSVEESIHWFTNNQHPDLIFLDIQLSDGLSFEIFEKIDIQSAIIFTTAYDEYALKAFKLNSIDYLLKPIDEDDLEVAVTKFKTRIPKLNSETQNLQADFEEIRRMLSNPFEKSFKKRFTVKIGQHLKVITTEEIECFFSENKGTYIHTFDNRNYLIDSTLEVLEQELDMKDFFRVSRKYIVPLSAIKEIQVYTNSRLKVILPTYKEDEVIVSREKVQDFKAWLG